From a single Intestinibaculum porci genomic region:
- a CDS encoding CobW family GTP-binding protein — MSKVDIISGFLGAGKTTLIKKLLKDSSLKDEQVVLIENEFGEIGIDGGFMRDAGIQVNELSQGCICCSLVGDFEKALKQVLDTYHPDRIIIEPSGVGKLSDIIAAVKAVHSDDIELDAFYTVVDAKKCKMYHKNFGEFFNNQIANASVVVLSRTQDVDEDKLATDLDIIQELNDHAAVVTTPWDEISGDAILKAAENKESLEKALMQATEEHEVESHHHHHHHHDHDHEHEEEHEHHHDHDHEHEEEHEHHHHHHHDHDHDHSGAALEDEGSKAYFDEEDLHDADEVFNSIGIETAHAFTKEELESKLQTLENDESLGHILRSKGIVKGAEGKWYEFDFVAGDYEIRETSPDVNGRLCVIGEHIDVHKIYDLMKG; from the coding sequence ATGAGTAAAGTTGATATTATTTCCGGCTTCTTAGGTGCTGGTAAAACAACATTAATCAAGAAATTATTAAAAGATTCATCTTTAAAAGATGAACAGGTTGTCTTAATTGAAAATGAATTTGGTGAAATCGGGATCGATGGCGGCTTCATGCGTGATGCTGGCATCCAGGTCAATGAATTATCACAGGGCTGTATTTGCTGCAGCTTGGTTGGTGATTTTGAAAAAGCTTTAAAACAGGTTTTAGATACTTACCATCCTGATCGTATTATTATTGAACCATCAGGCGTTGGTAAACTTTCTGATATTATCGCCGCCGTTAAAGCAGTACACAGTGATGACATAGAATTAGACGCTTTCTACACTGTCGTTGATGCGAAAAAATGTAAGATGTATCACAAAAACTTTGGTGAATTCTTCAATAACCAGATCGCTAATGCATCAGTTGTCGTCTTATCAAGAACTCAGGATGTTGATGAAGATAAGTTAGCTACTGACTTAGATATCATCCAGGAATTAAATGATCACGCTGCCGTTGTCACTACCCCTTGGGATGAAATCTCTGGTGATGCCATCTTAAAAGCTGCTGAAAACAAGGAATCATTAGAAAAAGCCTTAATGCAGGCAACTGAAGAACACGAAGTAGAAAGTCACCACCACCATCATCACCATCATGACCATGATCACGAACATGAAGAAGAACATGAACACCATCATGATCATGACCACGAACATGAAGAAGAACATGAACATCATCATCATCACCATCATGATCACGACCACGATCATAGCGGTGCCGCATTAGAAGATGAAGGTTCAAAAGCTTACTTCGATGAAGAAGATCTCCATGATGCAGATGAAGTCTTCAATAGTATTGGTATTGAAACAGCACATGCTTTCACAAAAGAAGAATTAGAAAGCAAATTACAGACCTTAGAAAACGATGAATCTTTAGGTCATATCTTAAGATCTAAAGGAATTGTCAAAGGCGCTGAAGGCAAATGGTATGAATTTGACTTCGTGGCTGGTGATTATGAAATCCGTGAAACATCTCCGGATGTCAACGGTCGTTTATGTGTCATTGGTGAACATATCGATGTGCACAAGATTTATGATTTAATGAAAGGATAA
- the serC gene encoding 3-phosphoserine/phosphohydroxythreonine transaminase yields the protein MTDKRVYNFSAGPSMLPVEVLEEARDEMLNYKGSGMSVMEMSHRSSTYQAIFDETKATLKRLLNIPDNYKILFLHGGATQQFGTLALNLLQKGRADYVVTGNFSKKAAQEAAKFGDVHIAYDGKDNNYTHIPTQDELDIRDDIDYVHICQNNTIFGTEWNYVPDTKGAPLVADMSSDFLSRPVDVTKYGLIYAGAQKNVGIAGLGIVIIREDLVKPHRPDIQVLSEYDTMIKKDSMYNTPPAYAIYVAGLVMKWIENQGGLEAMEKRNIKKAKLLQDYLDQSDFYNYPTEKGSRSNMNVAFTTPNKDLDAKFVKESIEAGMTNLKGHRLVGGIRASIYNAMPYEGVEYLVNFMKKFAEENK from the coding sequence ATGACCGATAAAAGAGTTTACAATTTTAGTGCTGGCCCATCTATGCTGCCGGTAGAAGTGCTCGAAGAAGCACGCGACGAGATGCTTAACTATAAAGGCTCAGGCATGAGTGTTATGGAGATGAGTCACAGATCCTCCACATATCAGGCTATCTTTGATGAAACCAAAGCAACTTTAAAGAGATTATTAAATATCCCTGATAACTATAAAATCTTATTCTTACATGGCGGAGCAACCCAGCAGTTTGGGACGCTTGCTTTAAACTTATTACAGAAAGGACGCGCGGACTATGTTGTGACAGGCAACTTCTCTAAGAAGGCCGCTCAGGAAGCTGCAAAGTTTGGCGATGTTCATATTGCCTATGATGGCAAAGACAATAACTATACCCATATTCCTACGCAGGATGAATTAGATATCCGTGATGATATTGATTATGTTCATATCTGCCAGAATAACACCATCTTTGGGACCGAATGGAATTATGTACCGGATACTAAAGGGGCACCATTAGTAGCGGATATGTCTAGTGATTTCTTATCACGTCCAGTTGATGTGACAAAATACGGCTTGATCTATGCTGGGGCTCAGAAGAATGTGGGGATCGCTGGTTTAGGGATCGTTATTATTAGAGAAGATTTAGTCAAACCACATCGTCCTGATATCCAGGTATTATCTGAATACGATACGATGATCAAAAAAGATTCTATGTACAATACACCACCAGCCTATGCGATCTATGTGGCTGGCTTAGTAATGAAATGGATTGAAAACCAGGGTGGCCTGGAAGCAATGGAAAAACGTAATATTAAGAAAGCAAAATTACTGCAGGATTACTTGGATCAGAGTGATTTCTATAACTATCCAACTGAAAAAGGTTCTCGTTCTAATATGAATGTGGCTTTCACCACACCGAATAAAGATTTAGATGCGAAATTTGTGAAAGAATCTATTGAAGCGGGAATGACGAACTTAAAAGGTCACCGTTTAGTTGGCGGTATCCGTGCTTCTATTTACAATGCAATGCCTTATGAAGGCGTTGAATATTTAGTGAACTTTATGAAGAAATTCGCAGAAGAAAATAAATAA
- a CDS encoding MATE family efflux transporter: MRLHAKEMNMLEGPLLGKIVSYAIPLALASILQQLFNSADLAVIGRFEDSVAMAAVGANSSLVSLLVSLFSGLSLGSNVTIASFIGMGKKKDINKAIHTTIALSLVSGVILCIVGEIVAPQILKLMSTPDRVLALAVVYLRILFIALPFLLIYDFGASVLRAKGDSTRPLYILFLSGIINVILNIIFVGVFHLSVAGVALGTLAANVFSAFMIITFLRHEEETYRLHLKKLKIEKTYLSRIISIGAPAGIQGMVFSLSNVIIQSGINSFGANAIAGNTAALNFETMGYYVINAFGQAATTFTSQNYAAALYDRCKKIYRVAMIVGMSATFVLSMIFWFARYPLMSIFTTSPVVMQYGFIRLYYIDNLELLTGTYEIAGGCLRGMQHSLEPAIITMIGSCLFRIIWVSTIFQHNHILPVLMIVYPISWVICGTGVHIAYFTIRKRLFKNA; the protein is encoded by the coding sequence ATGCGTTTACATGCAAAGGAAATGAATATGTTAGAAGGACCGCTATTAGGAAAAATCGTTAGCTATGCCATTCCTCTCGCTTTAGCGAGCATCTTACAGCAGCTCTTTAACTCCGCCGACTTAGCGGTTATTGGTCGTTTTGAGGACTCTGTCGCGATGGCCGCGGTCGGAGCCAACAGTTCCTTAGTTTCATTATTAGTCAGCTTATTTAGCGGCTTATCATTAGGATCCAATGTCACCATTGCCTCTTTTATCGGCATGGGCAAAAAGAAAGATATTAACAAGGCCATTCATACCACTATCGCCCTTTCTCTTGTCAGCGGCGTGATTCTCTGCATTGTAGGAGAAATTGTCGCCCCGCAGATCTTAAAACTGATGTCGACCCCTGATCGTGTTTTAGCCTTAGCGGTGGTCTATTTACGTATTCTTTTTATTGCTTTACCATTTTTACTCATCTATGATTTTGGGGCTTCGGTCTTAAGAGCTAAAGGTGATTCGACAAGACCGCTTTATATCTTATTCCTATCAGGAATTATTAATGTCATCCTCAATATCATCTTTGTTGGCGTCTTCCATTTAAGCGTTGCTGGTGTTGCCTTAGGGACCCTCGCCGCTAATGTATTCTCGGCTTTTATGATCATTACCTTCTTAAGACATGAAGAGGAAACATATCGTTTACATCTTAAAAAGCTCAAGATTGAGAAAACCTACTTATCACGGATTATTTCGATTGGTGCCCCAGCGGGTATTCAAGGGATGGTCTTTTCATTATCAAATGTCATCATTCAAAGCGGAATCAACAGTTTTGGTGCGAATGCCATCGCTGGCAATACCGCTGCTCTTAACTTTGAAACAATGGGTTATTATGTCATCAACGCCTTTGGTCAGGCAGCTACAACATTCACCAGTCAGAACTATGCTGCCGCATTATATGATCGCTGTAAGAAAATCTATCGTGTAGCCATGATTGTCGGGATGTCTGCCACCTTTGTGTTAAGTATGATCTTCTGGTTTGCTCGTTACCCATTAATGTCTATTTTTACCACATCACCAGTTGTTATGCAGTATGGTTTTATACGTCTCTACTATATTGATAACTTAGAATTATTAACCGGGACCTATGAAATTGCCGGTGGCTGTCTGCGCGGTATGCAGCATTCCCTTGAACCTGCCATCATCACCATGATTGGTTCCTGTCTTTTTAGAATTATTTGGGTTTCAACAATCTTCCAGCACAATCATATCCTCCCTGTTTTAATGATTGTTTATCCTATTTCCTGGGTTATCTGCGGAACGGGTGTGCACATCGCCTACTTTACCATTCGTAAAAGACTCTTCAAAAATGCCTAA
- a CDS encoding folate family ECF transporter S component: MSQLKNMKVMTTAAMLCAVAIVLGFFKLPISNVIEIRFAGLPIAIAGYLFGPVVGGLVGGIADIGGYLIRPTGPYAPGFTIDTILTGVIFGYFLYKKEVSLKRIIAASLVNKIIVNILLNSFWLAVLYHLPFTATVISRLPKEAIMLPIHVIILLVIMKPISNLSIAKITAAK, translated from the coding sequence ATGTCTCAATTAAAGAACATGAAAGTGATGACAACAGCAGCCATGTTATGTGCCGTAGCAATTGTACTCGGTTTCTTCAAGCTGCCCATCAGCAATGTCATTGAGATCCGCTTTGCCGGTCTCCCTATTGCGATTGCTGGTTACTTATTTGGCCCTGTTGTCGGTGGCCTGGTTGGCGGCATCGCCGATATCGGCGGTTATCTGATTCGCCCAACTGGCCCTTATGCTCCCGGTTTTACTATTGATACGATCTTAACTGGGGTCATCTTCGGCTACTTCTTATATAAGAAAGAAGTCAGCCTCAAACGTATTATTGCGGCTTCTTTAGTTAATAAGATCATCGTCAATATCTTATTAAACTCTTTCTGGTTAGCGGTGCTCTATCACCTGCCATTTACGGCAACGGTGATCAGCCGTTTACCAAAAGAAGCGATCATGCTGCCAATTCATGTCATTATTTTATTAGTGATCATGAAGCCAATCAGCAATCTTTCAATCGCCAAAATCACTGCTGCTAAGTAA
- a CDS encoding 3-phosphoglycerate dehydrogenase family protein, which yields MAIKIKTMNKISNKGLALFDERYEVGDEITDEDAILVRSAKLHDYPMGENLKAIARAGAGTNNIPVKECADRGIVVFNTPGANANAVKELVLCSLFLSSRRVLEGIEWTKTITGDDFGKQVEAGKKQFVGPEIEGKTLGIIGLGAIGVAVANAAVKLGMNVIGYDPYISVNAAWKLSKWVKKAASQDEIFQEADYITIHVPANDETKNMINAKAINEMKPGVHVLNFARDALVNTDDMIDALKKGKVARYITDFGTEALAHTDNAIVMPHLGASTPESEENCATMAVEEVMDFLENGNIRNSVNFPTVVEPRTTTYRLCIIHKNIPNMLAKFAGTIAKKDMNIENMVNKARGDYAYTIIDTNDLSEDITKAIEKQEGVIKARIIAKALF from the coding sequence ATGGCTATTAAAATTAAAACAATGAATAAAATCTCTAACAAGGGATTAGCATTATTTGATGAGCGTTATGAAGTTGGTGATGAGATCACTGATGAAGATGCGATTTTAGTCCGCAGTGCGAAGCTGCATGATTATCCAATGGGAGAAAACTTAAAGGCTATTGCTCGCGCTGGTGCCGGCACCAACAATATTCCAGTGAAGGAATGCGCAGATCGCGGGATTGTTGTTTTCAACACTCCAGGGGCGAATGCCAATGCCGTTAAGGAACTCGTATTATGTTCTTTATTCCTTTCTTCCAGACGTGTCCTGGAAGGGATCGAATGGACTAAAACAATAACGGGCGATGACTTTGGCAAGCAGGTCGAAGCCGGCAAGAAACAGTTTGTCGGTCCAGAAATCGAAGGTAAGACATTAGGGATTATCGGTTTAGGGGCTATTGGTGTGGCAGTCGCTAATGCAGCAGTTAAATTAGGTATGAATGTCATTGGTTATGATCCTTATATTTCTGTCAATGCGGCTTGGAAACTCTCTAAATGGGTCAAGAAAGCAGCAAGCCAGGATGAAATCTTCCAGGAAGCAGACTATATCACTATTCATGTGCCAGCTAATGATGAAACGAAGAACATGATCAATGCGAAGGCGATCAATGAAATGAAACCAGGCGTCCATGTCTTGAACTTTGCACGTGATGCCTTAGTCAATACTGATGATATGATTGATGCCTTAAAGAAAGGCAAAGTAGCGCGTTATATCACAGACTTTGGGACCGAAGCTTTAGCCCATACAGACAATGCGATTGTGATGCCGCATTTAGGGGCTTCGACACCAGAATCAGAAGAAAACTGCGCTACCATGGCAGTTGAAGAAGTAATGGATTTCTTAGAAAACGGGAATATCCGTAACTCTGTTAACTTCCCAACAGTTGTGGAACCACGTACAACAACTTATCGTTTATGTATCATCCATAAGAATATTCCTAATATGTTAGCGAAGTTCGCTGGGACGATTGCGAAGAAAGATATGAACATCGAAAACATGGTGAACAAAGCACGTGGCGACTATGCTTATACGATCATTGATACGAATGATTTAAGCGAAGATATCACCAAAGCGATTGAAAAACAGGAAGGCGTCATTAAAGCGCGTATCATCGCGAAAGCTTTATTCTAA
- a CDS encoding TIGR03943 family putative permease subunit — translation MDFETRIYLFAGFLESGKSTFINDTVVNTNFCDGERSVLVICEEGEVEYKTSELEDHDTHLVLVEDQSELTLDFWNKIREEYHPTQVLVEYNGMWNTDDFINSDKPAGWEVVQILTTIDASKFTYFVNNTNMRSLLYQHCYRSDVIIFNRFPEGSKKSPFRNNIRAMNQQCQIIYELPDGTIDNSQNEELPYDYKPHDLDIQDHDFGVFCYDCMEHPERYDNKHIRIKGKFIGKDSVQENGFILGRYAMVCCEQDTSLIGLICISKEYRDKLIPDEWIIVEGDTHIAYDEEYGQNIVLLDVTKLEGTKPLDYEYVTFD, via the coding sequence ATGGATTTTGAAACAAGAATCTATCTCTTCGCTGGTTTCCTGGAAAGCGGGAAATCAACCTTCATCAACGATACTGTTGTCAACACCAACTTTTGTGATGGTGAACGCAGTGTCTTAGTGATTTGTGAAGAAGGCGAAGTTGAATATAAAACTTCAGAATTAGAAGATCATGATACTCACTTAGTCTTAGTTGAAGATCAGAGTGAATTAACTTTAGACTTCTGGAATAAAATCCGTGAAGAATACCATCCAACTCAGGTCTTAGTAGAATACAATGGTATGTGGAATACGGATGATTTCATCAACAGCGATAAACCAGCAGGCTGGGAAGTTGTTCAGATTTTAACAACGATTGATGCTTCTAAGTTCACTTATTTCGTCAACAACACAAACATGCGTTCCCTGCTCTATCAGCACTGTTATCGCAGTGATGTGATTATTTTTAACCGTTTCCCAGAAGGTTCTAAGAAATCACCATTCAGAAATAACATTCGTGCGATGAATCAGCAGTGTCAGATTATCTATGAATTACCTGATGGCACAATTGATAATTCTCAGAATGAAGAATTACCATATGACTATAAACCACATGATTTAGATATCCAGGATCATGACTTCGGTGTTTTCTGTTATGACTGTATGGAACATCCAGAACGTTATGACAATAAGCATATCCGTATCAAAGGTAAATTCATCGGTAAAGACAGTGTTCAGGAAAACGGCTTTATCTTAGGTCGTTATGCGATGGTCTGCTGTGAACAGGATACATCCCTGATCGGTCTGATCTGTATCTCTAAAGAATATCGTGATAAACTGATTCCTGATGAATGGATCATCGTTGAAGGCGATACCCATATTGCATATGATGAAGAATATGGTCAAAACATCGTTTTATTAGATGTCACAAAACTTGAAGGTACAAAACCTTTAGATTATGAATATGTCACTTTTGACTAA